TTCAGAATAGTCTTCTGCATAAAACAGGTCGGCTTTTTTTTGAAACACCGCTTGCACTTTCAAGACATTAGGCTTCCTATAAACCACAAAAGGCAATTGGTTTTCGTACTGTGTTTTAATACGTTCAAAAAAAACTTCAGAAGTCATGAGAATTATTTAGATTTTGGGAGTGCAATAGTAGTCAATTTACACAACGAAATCAAATTATCATGGTCGTCTGTGACACGTATTTCTAAGAGCTGAGTAGTTCTTCCCTTGTGCAGATATACAGCACGTGCATAAACAAACCCTTCTTTTACGCTTTTTAGGTGGTTTGCAGAAATCTCGATACCTCTAACAAACACATCTTTATTATGCATTAAAATTTGTACAGCAAAGCTCCCCATGGTTTCAGCAAGTGCTGCAGTAGCACCGCCATGTAACACACCATCGGGCTGATATACTTTTGAAGTTACAGGCATTTTACCTAGTATAAAATCATCACCAAAATCGATAATTTCTATATCTAAGGTTTCCATTAAAGTGTTTTTACAAACGGCATTGGCCCTAGCGAGTACAGCTTCTTTAGATAATTTCATTGAAATCAATTTTTTTAAGTTTTATAATAAAAAATACCGTTTCCAAAATAAAGGGTTTTGAAAACGGTATTTTAATCTATTTTAAAGCAGCTTCTTATTTAGTAAACTGTGCTAATACTTTCTTTGCATAAGGTTTAGCGATACCAGCAGCTGAATCTGGGTCTGTAATTTTTGAAGCCACAACGGCTACTAATTGTTTGTTATC
This genomic interval from Tamlana carrageenivorans contains the following:
- a CDS encoding PaaI family thioesterase produces the protein MKLSKEAVLARANAVCKNTLMETLDIEIIDFGDDFILGKMPVTSKVYQPDGVLHGGATAALAETMGSFAVQILMHNKDVFVRGIEISANHLKSVKEGFVYARAVYLHKGRTTQLLEIRVTDDHDNLISLCKLTTIALPKSK